TCAGATTTTCGGATAAGCTGGTTCGGTGTACTGTGCAAAAAACACTCTGCATAATTATGTACATATATCTACTGTAATATCATTCATCATGATAAAAGGATACTTTCATGCGAAATTCGGAACTAATTCTAGTTAATAGCTGCATGTGTCAAAGTGCTAACAAACCAAATAATTCCATGCATGGCGGGGATTTGTAGCTTAACCACGGATGATATACCCCCAAAAAATCACGGATAGTATCAATTTAATAATACCATTGCAACTTTTTTATTTACTTCCGTGTTTTAATGATGCTACACATGGCATATTTTCTTTGTTTTTGATGAATCAAGAGCGAGAAGGTTAGCCCCGGCCGAACGGCGTTACCCATACATGTTGCCTATATAAGCAAAGCCTGCCGCGCTACCTCGCCGTGGTCGACGTGGTCGTGCTCAATGGCAATGGCAATGGCGCCTGTAGCACTTGCACTCTGCTTGTGTACCACCGTCCTCCTCTCCACTCCACCACCCGCCCAATCCTACACCGGCCACCCATCCTCCCCTCCCAGCCCGACCCCCGCAGCGGCAGAGCCCACGCCGTCCTCCGAGTACAAGACGTACATCATCCTGCTCAAGCCTCGAGCGGACGCCCATGTCATGGACGACGAAGCTCGCCAGGGCTGGTACCGGTCCTTCCTCCCCGATGACGTGACCGCCCACGGCGAGCCGCGGCTCGTCCACTCGTACAACACCATCTTCCACGGATTCGCCGCCTTGCTGACGGAGGAGGAGCTGGAGGCAGCGTCCAGGAAACCCGGCTTCGGGCGCTGGTTCCCGGACGAGATGATGTACCCCACGACGACCCGCACGCCGGAGTTCCTCGGCCTGAGCAAGGACGCCGGCTTGTGGCCGAAATCTAGCTACGGCAAAGGGATCATCATCGGGGTGATCGACTCCGGCATCGAGTCGAGCCATCCCTCGTTCGACGACGTCGGCatgtcgccgccgcccgccagGTGGAAGGGCACGTGCAAAGGCATGGTCAGGCCCGTCCGGTGCAACAACAAGCTCATTGGCGTCAGGTCCTTCGTGGACTACAACCCTGCCGATGAGACCGGCCACGGCACGCACGTGGCGTCGATTGCGGCGGGCAACTTCGTCGCCAACGCCTCGTCGTCCCACGGCCAGGCTGCCGGGACGGCCGCCGGGATCGCCCCCGGCGCACACGTGGCCGTGTACAAGGCCTGCAGACCTAGTGGGTGCCTCCGTTCGAACGTAATTCGTGCCATTGACACGGCGGTGAGCGACGGGGTCGATGTGATCAACATCTCCCTCGGCCGTAAACCAGGACTACCGCTCCACAGAGACGTTGTGGCCATTGGCGCATTCCGCGCGGTGGCCAAGGGCGTAGTCTTGGTGACGTCTGCTGGCAACGACGGCCCCGACCCATCCACCGTCAAGAACGACGCGCCATGGGAGATCACGGTGGCCGCCGGTTCGGTGGACCGGAGGCTCGCCGCCGACCTTGTGCTGCAGCTGGGCGACGTGCTGGTGGAAGGAGAGGCGCTGGTGCAGGGCCCCAACTCGATCGCCTACCAACCCCTCCACTACCCCGGCGAGGGTAACCTGTGCAAGAAGGTGAGCGCTGACCGCACGAGGGGCCATATCGTGATCTGCGATGATGCCGGGGTTAACGTTGACGCCCAGGCCCGCATCATCAAAAATCTCTACGACAATGGCGCCGCTCACGTCCTGCTCATCGCTGAGGAGAAAGCCGGTTTCTCCTTGGGCTTCAGGGAGTACGGCTCCTCCGTGGTGCAGGAGCCCGCCGCTGTCGGCCGCAAGCTCAAGGACTACAGCCAGCACCTGGAGTCCGCGGCACAGGTGTTATTCAAGGGCACGCAGCTCGGGGTCGGCCCGTCGCCcacggtcgccttcttctccggccGAGGCCCGAGCCGCGGCAACCCACGCATCTTGAAGCCCGACATCCTGGCGCCTGGGCTCAACAtcctcgccgccgccacggcGAGCCCAGACCGGGGGCCTTTCAGATTCAAGTCCGGGACGTCGATGGCGGCGCCACACATCAGCGGCGTCGTCGCCCTTCTCAAGAGCGTGCACCCGGACTGGTCGCCGGCGGCCATCAGGTCAGCCATAATCACCACGGCCGATGACGTGGACAACGAGGGCAGCCGGATCATGAACGAGAAGCACGAGCCGGCGAGCGCCTTCGCTGTAGGCGCGGGTCACGTCAACGCCACGCGGGCGTCGACCCGGGGTTGGTCTATGACCTGGAGGTCAGAGACTACGCCGGGTACATTTGCCATCTTTTCGCCAAGCTCGACGACGATGACAAGGACTACGCCGTGCAAGACATCCTCCAGGACCTGAACTTGAATTGCAGGAACGTGCCCCGTTTGTCGGACGTCGACCTCAACTACCCGAGCATCGTGGTGCCGGCCAACACCACTGTGCGGCGGACGCTTATGAACGTGGGGCCGGCGGGGGAGTACACACCCAGGTTGCACACACGCAAGATCGTGGCCCATGACGTTGGCTTGGATTTCTCGCCCGAGTCACTGTCCTTCTCGCGGCCCGGGGAAAAGCTCACCTTCCAAGTAAGCCATCAGGGGCCGGAGCTTGCAGAAGGTTTCTTGATCTGGGAGTCGGATACGCACACGGTCCAAAGCCCACTCCTCGTCGTGCCTTCGTGAGCGGAAGTTAGACAGATCGAATATAAGAGATGTGCTACTCCactgtactactactactactactactactactactactactactactactactatcaCTACTACTTAGCTTTGCGTTGCTTACACGATCAGAATAAAAGAATCCATTAATTTTATTTAAGAGAAGGCATATTGGTGGCTgaaattttgaaaatttaaaCTTCTCAGTTTCATAAAGTTCTGAAAAATACACTTCTCGGTATGCAATGATGTAATGTATATGTGTGTAAAATTTGTGATAAAATACCTTCCAATTGCAAGCTGCACAAAAATATCAAAATTATGGACTTTGGGAGAATAAACATTTCAAGTGCTGCAAAGTCGTAATTTGTTTTTTCATGTCTAGCTCTCATTTTAATGTATGCACATTATATTTCTGGGCATATGTGTGCTTAAAAAAATGAAATGCAAAATtatgaatttttaaaaattcagcCTCTATTTAGCATTTCCGCTTGCATTGCCTATCTATGCAGCATGTCCGTACTGTCCTAATTAGGTGAGATTTCAGATGAGTCTAGGAGTATATGTTCGAACCATGCACGGTTTTTTTGCGATAAGAAATTTGTATTACTCAAGTAGTTATGTTACCATCTGCACGAGACAGCTGTTCTAATTCACGCAGTCCGGAGGGAGCCACACAACAGTTCGGCGCTCAATACGTCCAAACTTAGCCATGTAATCACTACAATTGTTCTGgatttcaaaaaaaataattCTGGCTTCTGCTTATATGAGTATCTCTTTCAGCTTTGACATGTAAAATCTCACTGTTTAAGGAAGCTAAAGCTAATCATTTCCTTTCCTCGTTGCTTAACATTTTCACCAACTCAACACAGTCTGATTCAACAATCATCGGGCCGGGGTGCTGCTGCTACACCATTGTAGGGAAGATGCCATGCCTTTCATGCAGGTTGTTGCTTCTGCTTCAAGGGCCGATCGAGGAGTAAACGTGTATAAATCTTCCGGAGCTAAACAAGATTTCACCATCATGATTGTGAAGCAACATGCCAGCCCCAGCACTCCCAGAAGATGTATCAAAGGATCCGTCTATGTTTAGTTTTGCCCACCCTAGCTATGAGTAGAGCTACCCAGGGAAGATTTTCAACAGAGCAAGGCATAGGCCGATCTCGTCGCCTTGGCATAATAGGAAGATGCATTATAGTGCCTTTGCCTCTAACAATATCCATGTAGGATAGCTGCATAGGAACCTACTCcttccgttcctaaatatatgaCTTTTGACAGTTCAATTTAAACTGTCAAAACGTCTTATATCAAGAAATGGATGGAGTACATGAGACTTTGACGGTTGATGGGATTTTATCATGGACCATCTCACAACAAATATGCCCCACCAGCATCTCAATATATACAACCATGAGCAACATGGCTCTTTCTCTTTCCGGAAGGCCATTTATAGCATGCAATAGCCATTCCACCCCGGTGTTCTGAATTTCAGGAATTTCTGCAATGGCCAGAACTCGGACATTGTGTTCCCTAAGATGATTGCCAGCGCAGGGAGTATTGTGTATCAGTTATGATTATCCTTAACTTCCCACTTGTCATTCAACTAACCCTTACCCATGGATGTGCAGTTTTCACTAATATCATCCTATACCACCTAACTTTCCGCTTGTCATTCGACTAACCTTTACCCATGGATGTGCAGTTTTCATCTTTAGCTTCCTTAATCAATGAGATTTTACATCTTAAAAAAGCTGAAAGAAATACTCATATAAGCAGAAGCAAGAACAATTGTAGTGATTACATGGCTAAGTTTAGACATATTGAGGGCCAAACAGTTGTTTGGCTCCACTCGGGACTGCGTGATTTAGAACAGTTTGAGTAATACAAATTCTTATCGCAAGAAAACCGTGCATGGTTCGAATATATACTGGAAATGGATTCACATTTCCTGATCTTTCCTTAAAAAAACATTTCCTGATCTTTGCAAACTCCTAGACCCATCAGAAATCTCACGTAGTTAAGGACAGTACGGACATGCTGCATAGATGGGCGATGTAAGCGAAAATGCTAAATGGAGGCCGAATTTTGGAAAAATTCATAATTCATGATTTTACATTTCATTTTTCTAAATACACATATGCCCAGAGATATAATGTACGTACGTAGAAGAAAAAATAAATCTATAACTTTTCAGCACTTGAACTGTTCATTCCCAAAGTCTACGATTTTGACATTTTTGTGCAGTTTGCAATTGGAAGGTATTTTATTACATAATTCTAGACACATATAGGAGTACATTACATCATTGTATACGTGCATATTTTTCAGAACCTTTTGAAACTGAGATGTATaaattttgaatttttcaaaatttcagCCACCAAAACACCTTCTCTAAAATAAGTAAATAACATATTCTTTTATTCCGATCGTGTAAGCAATGCAAAGCTagtctctactcctaatgtctcagttggtaggtcgcgtttcgggttttattttcgtcccacctcaCCCGGTCTTTTTTGGTACTTCTTTGGTACTTCCTCCCACCTCCCTCTCAGCCGCGAAAAACCAAGGAAAACCCCGCGATCGAGTCCCGCACACGCCCAACCTCCCGTCTCACGCTAAGCCGCATAGAACCAAAAAAAAACCTCAAGCCGAGTCCCCCGCCCGCCCCCACGCACTCCAGGCCCTAACATCCCGTCGCACCAAGACAGACGAATCAAAAAAATCTACGAATAGTCCGCCGGTTATTTTTCGCTGGTTTTTATTTCGCTGGTTTTATTTCGTCTTCCTCCCACCTGTCTTTTCGCTTCACCACCCACATAAACCCATCGGATTAGTTACCATAAAAAAATCGCAATCAATCAAGTATTGATGATCAGATTAGTTaccatataaaaaataaatcgcaatcaatcaagtattgatggGATATTTCCTTATATTGATGTGATTTTCCCTTTTTTATCATCAATCGTCTCTACTGCCTAAAAAATGCGTAGCTTTCCTTTTCGCTTCACCACCCACATAAACCCATTAGATTAGTTaccatataaaaaataaatcgCAATCAATTATTGATGATCGGATTAGTTACCGTATAAAAAATAAATCGCAatcaatcaagtattgatggGATATTTTCTTATATTGATGTGATTTTCCCTTTCTTATCATCAATCATCTCTACTGACTAAAAAAATGTGTAGCTTTCCTTTTCGCTTCACCACCCACATAAACCCATCAGATTAGTTaccatataaaaaataaatcacAATCAATCAAGTATTGATGATCAGATTAATTaccatataaaaaataaatcgcaatcaatcaagtattgatggGATATTTTCTTATATTGATGTGATTTTGCGTAGCTTTCCTTTTCCTGCCAACCGACCGCGTCCCGTCTCCCTACATCCGCCCTCGTTGCTCTGCCTCCCGCACGAAAAAAACTCTCTCGTTTGACCTCCCCAAACCCCGCATGATGGAAAAACCCAGCCGCCTGCTTCCCCTCCTCTCGACCGCTCCATACGTCCAGATCGCGACCCCATCCCCATCCTCCTCTCACGTCACGGCGGCCGATGGACTGCCGCCACCACCCTCCTACtctctcgccgccgccgtcctcccgctcgctcgccgccgccgtcgccaccaaTCCCGGCGAAGGCGCCATTGCTGCTATGTCGCCTCCTTTCCCCATCCAAGCCTGACCATGGCAACGGCGCCCTCTCATGTGTCCCGCGGTGAGGTTTGGGGAGGCGTGACCACAATCCAGTAGGGATCTCACCGCGGACCCGTCCGCTGGGATGGGTGTTGCCTCCGTTGCGAATGGGATCGAAGGGAGGGACTACTTCGTCGTCAAGGTCGGCGAGGCAGCGGCCGATTGGGAGCCCGGTTGTGAACATGGGAGTTCGTCCCCATGGAGGCGGCAGCCGTGGAGATTGGATGTGAAGCAACCCCACTTGCCGGTGGTGGAGGCTTGCCGTCCATGTGATCCTTTCTTCTCCCGGTATCCCCATTCCTTACCTCCCATTACAAAAGCGAGCATAAATGAGAGCAGGGGCTGATTTTCATCACTTCATTTCTCATATTTTTAGTTGCTTTTTTGAGATTATACAAGATGCTCCTGATCTGTTTTGTCAAATTACTTGGATCGTCTTATGGAATTGACAGCCATCGCATTTTTCACCTCATGTTATTTCTTAATCCTTGTCCCACTAGGCATCCACTACATGTTTGGTAATGACGTGATGTTGAGGCGGCTAGGAGAAGCTCAGCAGCCAGATCAAGGGCTATCGAGATGGATCTGGGAGCCAAGCAATAGTTCTTCTGTTAAATTTTGGTTATTATCTTTTCTATTGTTACGATTGTGGGATGGTTGATTTTGACTCGGTGTAACATTTGCATTTGTTTCCCCAGCTTGTTGGCGTAGATGCGTGGCACTGCGGCAACTAATCAAGAGCGAGGGCAGTGCACATCAGAGCTACGCTGAATGTAGCGAGCCAACCACGAATTGGGTATGTTCACACGAGGGATGGGAGAGGAGAGGAACATTAACATTTTTCATGATTTGGATGAAAATTTCAGTTCATAGTTTCTCCGTACGTGGCAATACAATAACGGTACTCATGGGCTTAGGATGAAAGTAGCGCCAGCAGAATCAGTAGGTTGGATGGGAAGGCGGTTGTTGCCCTTGTCCCTTGGTACTAGCCTACCGTGGTGGCCTCACTAACTTGCTCATTGCGAATACGAGTTCGTGGGGTCGCGAGTTGCTGCAGATTTGTTTTTATCACTTTTTACAATATTTATTGATGTATCCCTAACTCATCGAGTCATTTTTAGCTTTGATTTCCCATATACGCCAGCCTAAATATCCCATGGTCAGAATATTTGCATGGTTAGTGGACATTGTCCCTTTCTTTCTAATGTTTACTATTTTATATTGCCGATAGAAATAATTTTATCCGCTTGATTTAGGAAGTGCACGTAGGTAGGTCAACATATTTTGTAGCTCTTTCAGATGTAAAAGCATATGTTGCATAAGAAATTATTATCTTCCAAGCATACTCACATTTCACTAACAAATAGGGGGAGGTTCAGACTTCAGAGCAATGATAAAAAGGTTTATTCCTCACTCTTTTGTTGGAATTTTAGTTCCAAGTTAACATGATTTCTTATCCGCTTCATAAGTCATGCATCTGCTTAATTAGGTGATAAGTAGGGCTATTGTGGGGTTTGTTTAAACTCCAGCATAAGGAATTCTTATTTAAGAAAAAAGACTTTTGGCTTCTTTAATTACAAATTGATTGCAACATCGTGTTAGTATGTGATTTCTCACATCTGGTTGTAATATTTGTGaagacgtgcattgcacgtgcacTTGGAAGCGGGCCCGTGGCCCGCGCCGGACGACGCCGACGCTGACCCGGGCCACCTCCTCCACGTATTCTTGGAGCTGTGGCTGGCCGATTTACATGAAATTAATTCCCTCAGTTCTGGTGGCAAATATAATACACATAATCCATATTGTTATGCACTAGCGTGTGTGTGTAAAATAGatggattatggtcccgtacctaataagatggatatgtgtgtgtgttagagagagggagagggggagagagagtgaggaagagggagggagtgtgtgtgtgtgaggatttgatggTAAAAAAAGTCGCCAATGTCGTAATATTGAACTCTTTAAGTTAACgtggccccgttgcaacgcatgaGCGTTCTTCTAGTAATAGGAGTAGTACAGTGGAGTAGCACATCTCTTGTGTTCAGATATGTCTAACTTCCGCTCACGAACGCACGACGACGAGTGGGCTTTGGACCGTGTGCGTATTCGACTCCCAGATCAAGAATCCTTCTGCGACCTCGGACCCATGATGGCTTACTTGGAAGGTGAGCTTCTCCCCGGGCCGCGAGAAGGACAACGACTTGGGCGAGAAATCCACCCCCACGCCATGGGCCATGGACAACCTGCCCGTGTACTGCTCCGCCGGCCCCACATTCGTCAGCGTCCGCCGCACCTTCTTGTTCGCCGGCACCACGATGCTCGGGTAGTTGAGGTCGACATCCGACAGACGGGGCACGTTCCTGCAATTCAAGTTCAGGTCCTGGAGGATGTCTTGCACGGCGtagtcgtcatcgtcgtcgtcgtcgagcCTGGCCCTGGCAAAATGATGGCAAACGTACCCGGCGTAGTCTCTGACCTCCAAGTCATAGACTAGCCCCGGGTCGACGGCCCGCGTGGGGTTGACGTGCCCCGCGCCTACAGCAAATGCGCTCGCCGGCTCATGCTTCTCGTTCATGATCGGCTTGCCGTCGTTGTCCAACTCATCGGCCGTGGTCATTATGGCGGACCTGATGGCCATCGGCGACCAGTCCGGGTGCACGCCCTTGAGAAGGGCGACCACGCCGCTGATGTGCGGCACCGCCATCGACGTCCCGGACATGAATCTGAAAGGCCCCCGGTCTGGACTCTCTGTGGCAGCGGCGAGGATGTTGAGACCCGGCGCCAGGATGTCGGGCTTCACGATGCGCGGGTTGCCGCGGCTCGGGCCTCGGCTGGAGAAGTAGGCGACCGTGGGCGACTGGCGGATGCCGAGCTGCGTGCCCTTGAAGAACATCTGCGCCGCGGAATCCGGGTACTGGCTGTAGTCCTTGAGCTTGTGGCCGACGGCGGCGGGCTCCTGCACGACGGAGGAACCGTACTCCCTGAAGCCCAAGGTGAAACCGGCTTTCTCCTGACCGATCAGCACGACATGAGCCGCGCCATTGTTGTAGAGATTTTTGATGATGCGGGCCTGAACGTCAACCTTAACCCTGGCATCATCGCATATCACGATGTGGCCCCTCGTGCGCTCAACGCTCACCTTCCTGCACCCCTCGCCGGGGTAGTGGAGGGGTCGGTAAGCGGTCGAGTTGGGCGCCTGTACCAGTGCCTCTCCTTCGACCAGGTCGCCTGACTCCAGCAAAAGGCCGGCGGCGAGCTTCCGGTCCACCGACCCAGCGCCCACCGTGATCTCCCACGGCGTGTCGTTGTTGACAGTAGACGAGTCGGGGCCGTCGTTGCCAGCAGAAGTCACGAAGACGACGCCCTTGGCCACAGCGCGGAATGCGCCAATGGCCACAACATCCTTGTCGAGCGGTACTCCCGACTCACGGACGAGGGAGATGTTGATCACATCGACCCCGTCGCCCACCGCCGTGTCAATCGCGTGGACTACGTTCGAACGGAGGCACCCAGTGGGTCTGCAGGCCTTGTACATGGCCAAGTGTGCACCGGGAGCGATCCCGGCGGCCGTCCCGGCAGCCTGTCCGTGTGATGACGAGGCATTGGCGACGAAGTTGCCCGCCGCAATCGACGCCACGTGCGTGCCGTGGCCGGTCTCGTCGTCAGGGTTGAAGTCCACGAAGGACCTGACGCCGATGAGCTTGTTGTTGCACCGGACGGGCCTGACCATGCCCTTGCACGTGCCCTTCCACctggcgggcggcggcgacatGCCGGCGTCGTCGAACGAGGGATGGCGCGACTCAATGCCGGAGTCGATCACCCCAATGATGATCCCTTTGCCGTAGCTAGATTTGGGCCACAAGCCGGCGTCCTTACTCAGGCCGAGGAACTCCGGCGTGCGGGTCGTCGTGGGGTACATCATCTCGTCCGGGAACCAGCGCCCGAAGCCGGGTTTCCTGGACGCGGCGTCCAGCTCCTCCTCCGTCAGCAAGGCGGCGAATCCATGGAAGATGGTCTTGTACGAGCTGACGAGCCGCGGCTCGCCGTGGGCGGTCACGTCGTCGGGGAGGAAGGACCGGTACCAGCCCTCTCGCGCTTCGTCGTCCATGACCTGGGCGTCCGCTCGAGGCTTGAGCAGGATGATGTACGTCTTGTACTTCGAGGACGACGTCGGCTCTGCCGCTGCGGGGCTCGGACCGGGAGCGGTGGATGGGTCGCCGGTGTACGAATGCGCGGGTGGTGGAGTGGAGAGGAGGACGGCGGTACACAAGCAGAGTGCAAGTGCTACGGGCGCCATTGCCATTGAAATTGAGCACCAGCTCGTCGACTACGCCGAGGATCGGAGCGAAGGTGGAGCCAAGAGGAGCGCGGCAGGCTGGCTTGTTTACGTAGATGTAGGATTATTGGGCTGGCTTATATAGGCAACATGTAGGGGTAATGTCGTCCGGCCGGCGGTAATAACCACGTCGCTCTTGATTcaaaaaacaaagaaaatatGCCATATATAGCATCATTAAAACACGGAAGTAAATAAAAAAGTTGCAATGGTGTTATTGAATTGATACTATCCGTGATTTTTTGGGGGGTATATCATCCGTGGTTAAGCTACAAATCCCCGCCATGCAGCTATTAACTAGAAATTATTTCCGAATTTCACATGAAAAGTTTCATTTTATCATGACGAATGATATTACAGTAGATATATGTATGCCTTGTATATAATCATGTAGACTGTTTTTTATGCTGAAACATTGGTTATACACCGAACCAGCATATCCGAAAAtctgagcatgtgtgaaagaaaTCAAATGCAGGATATGTTAAAATCAATATTGACGCGTCATTTTATGCTGAAACATTGGTTATGCATTTCGAATCCAGCGGCTAACATCATCTACACTAAAGTTGTCATCGAATCGGACAATAGGAGCACCTTGGGTGCAATTCCGAATCCGAAGGGATATTGGGTCGGGACAGCCGGTCATTACAAATGCTCCTCTCTTGGCGTTGGAGTTTTCAAGTGTTGATTATATTCATTGTTGTAGGGAAGCAAATCTTGTGATACAACCGGTTGTAAGTGTACCGATTACAATGACGACGCACAAGCTAATGGTCGGGATCAAGTTGTTGCTGCATCATTAGAAATTACAGTGGGCGATGTACATGTTTCAACCTGTCTACGGCAGAAATACGAAGACGTCGATGAGCTAGTCGCCGTTACGTCAGGCATGCAACATCGTGCAATGATCAGAACAAGTTGAGACAAACAACGATTGCATTGGTCAATCAGGAAAGTACACACGAGCAAACTAGAGGAGCAAGCCTGGAGCTGACCAGATGCATCATTGTCTTCATGCTAAAACAGACTAGTACTTGCACGTATAGTACAAAGGGAGTTTGTTTTTATCTTTTGGAGGAAAGAGACCAGCCAAGGATTGATAGATATGCATGCAGGTTACGTACGTTGGTCAGAGATAAAACAACAAATATATTTGTTGATTTCTTTGCACGATTCTCCAGAACAAGGGCTCGAATTATTTTCTTATTTCGTCCACGCAAGAAGAAGGGTGGTCTACCCTTTAACAAACCAATCATGAAGATACGTGACTGTTTAAACTTATGTGATATTGGATGGGGTCCACCAACAGAGGAGTTAGATGTCTACGCACAAGTTCAAAAGAGTCCAGGTCAATCTTTTGTAAGGATTATATTGCTAGAATATAAAGCATATAA
The Triticum urartu cultivar G1812 unplaced genomic scaffold, Tu2.1 TuUngrouped_contig_261, whole genome shotgun sequence DNA segment above includes these coding regions:
- the LOC125527024 gene encoding subtilisin-like protease: MMYPTTTRTPEFLGLSKDAGLWPKSSYGKGIIIGVIDSGIESRHPSFDDAGMSPPPARWKGTCKGMVRPGVVFVTSAGNDGPDSSTVNNDTPWEITVGAGSVDRKLAAGLLLESGDLVEGEALVQAPNSTAYRPLHYPGEGCRKVSVERTRGHIVICDDARVKVDVQARIIKNLYNNGAAHVVLIGQEKAGFTLGFREYGSSVVQEPAAVGHKLKDYSQYPDSAAQMFFKGTQLGIRQSPTVAYFSSRGPSRGNPRIVKPDILAPGLNILAAATESPDRGPFRFMSGTSMAVPHISGVVALLKGVHPDWSPMAIRSAIMTTADELDNDGKPIMNEKHEPASAFAVGAGHVNPTRAVDPGLVYDLEVRDYAGYVCHHFARARLDDDDDDDYAVQDILQDLNLNCRNVPRLSDVDLNYPSIVVPANKKVRRTLTNVGPAEQYTGRLSMAHGVGVDFSPKSLSFSRPGEKLTFQVSHHGSEVAEGFLIWESNTHTVQSPLVVVRS